In uncultured Desulfuromonas sp., the genomic stretch TATCGGCGAGCATTAAGCTCTCGGTCAGTTCAAGTTCCATGCACCTGGCCGGAATGTCATGTTTTTCAATAATGCGCTTCACCATCTCAATAAAATCGTCGGTGACAAATTGTTTCACAGAAATATTCACGGCAATTGGCAGCCAATCCCTCTTCGTTTCATAGTGACTGCGGATTTGTTTTGCCGCTTGCTCAAGCACCCACTGGCCGATGGGAAGAATTAATCCACTCTCTTCCGCAATTGGAATCATCCGCACCGGAGAGACCCAACCCAACTCATCATTATGCCAACGCAGCAGCGCTTCAGCAGCTACAATTCTGCGATTTTCGAGATCAACCTGAGGCTGATAATAAAGCTGCAACTCCTGCCTTTCCAGGGCCTTATGCAGCAGCGTGGTCAGGTGAAGGGTCTCTTCAGCCTGCTGGGAAAATTCCCGAGAAAAATAGCAGTGACAGTCACGACCTTTTTTCTTGGACTGATGCATGGCATTTTCAGCTTTCTGCATCAATCCAAGATCGTCTGAGCTGTCTTTGGGGAAAAGAGCAATACCGATGCTTGCCGTCATGAAAAGTTCGTTCTCATCAGCAACAAAGGGAAGCCGGATGGCTTCGAGGATCTTGTTTGCAACAGCTGACGCATCAAGCCCATCTGCACCGCAGTAGGTCATCAGAGTAAATTCATCGCCACTGTGACGACAGAAGGTATCTTCTTCGCGAAGACAGCTTTTGAGTCTGCGGGCAACCTCAATAAGGATTTTGTCACCAATAGCATGGCCGAGACTGTCATTGATTTTTTTGAAATGATCCAGCCCCAGAGAATACACGGCCAGGGTTGAAACATTGCGTTGAGCATGTTTGATCGCCTGCTGCAGTCGATCGCGAAATAAAACCCGGTTGGCCATGCCGGTGAGCGGATCGGTCTGGGCCAGGTGAAGTACTTTTTGTTCTAACGCTTTTTCGTTACTCAGGTCGGTAAAAATGCCGACATAGCGGTAAACGTCACCAGTATCATCGGTCAATGCACGAATCGACAACATCTCCGGATAGCTCTCACCGCTTTTGTTTCGGTTCCAGATTTCCCCCTGCCATTGACCATGTTTCTCCAGTTCCTCCCACATATCATGGTAAAAGGCTCTCCCATGAACTGCGGACTGAAACATGCGGGGATTGCTGCCCAGCACCTCTTCTTTTGTATAACCGCTGATTTTGCAGAAAGCATTGTTAACCGCAATAATCGTCCCGGCCACATCCGTAACCAGAACGCCGTCATTACTGTTTTCAACAACGGTCATCAGCTGTTTGAGCCGACCTTCTTTTGCGAGACGGTCCCGAATATCCCGCACCGAACTCAGCACTGCGGTCTTCCCCCGAAATGAAACCAGCGTGCTGTTAACCTCCACGGGAATTTCTTCGCCATTTTTCGTCTTATGCAGGCATTTAAACACAATGGTCCGCCCCTGCAAAATCTCGCCAAAACGATCACAATTTTCATTTTTGCAAACTTGAGTACAATGGCTGCCAATCAGTTCTTCTTCCTGATAGCCGAGTAATGAGAGAAATGCCTGATTAGCCATTAACATATGCCCGTTGATATCACGCACCACCAGACCATCAGCAACAGTATTAAATAAATCCTGATAGGTCCTCAGGCTGTTCTTCAGATCAACGCTTAAACTTTCAAGCTTTTCCTTATAGCGATGCACATCAGAAACATCATGGATGAGAAGCTGGATCTTTTGAGCTCCTTTCACCGTCATGAGACTGGCGATCACCTCAAGATAGAGATCCTGGTCAGCCTGATGGACAACGTCACAGCAAAACCCCTCCTGTCGTGTCTTATCGATAAATTGCTGTACAGACAGAAAACTTTCTGGTGAATGAAAGCTTCCAAGGTGAACCGGCAGGCTATTCGGCGAAATATTGAACAGGTTCACGGCCTCAGGGTTCAATTTTTCAATTTCCCCAGTTTCAGAGAGGATCAGGATTGCTTCTTTACTTTGTTCAAAAAGGGCTTCATAAGAGGCGGCCTGACTTTTTGCTTCAAAATAGAGAGGGTCAAGACCAAGTTTCTTAACGACCAGCCACACCAGCGCCGCCAGAAAAAAAAGCGGCAACGCGACAACAACGCCGAGAATCCCCGCATTTTCCAACCACCATAACCCTTTGAGCTGATCCTGTTTTTTCAGCTCCAGAACGCCTTCATGAACATTGTTGCTATGCAGATCTTTTTTTGCGGCGCGAAACGCGTTATCGGAATCGACAGGCCGAGTGGCCGAAAAAACGGCAAAACCATTCGGAGATGTCAGGGAAATTGCCACATATTCAGGATGCTTTTCAAAATAATCGTTAAGCATCTTGCGCACCTGCACATAGTCACTACGCAGCAATGCCTCACTCACCATCGAAACAAGCAGATCCTGTTCGATATTAAAGCTTTGCTGCAATGCCTGTTCCAGTTGCTTTTCACGCGCCATGGATGACATCAGCCCGGCCAGACCGATAAACAGGCAAAACACCACGGTCAGCATCACGGCAACACGACGGTACGACATGATACTTTTCAAGGCAGAGCTATTATTCATTGTCGGCATCCAGATCTTCTGCTTTCAGGCATTCAGTACACAAGCGTAAAGAGTCATAGTCTTCGTCACATGCAGGCCTTATTGCAACGGCATCTAAACGGATCTTGCGGAGAATCTGCGCGCCGGAATCACTTTCATGAAGATGATGCAAAACTTTTTTTATCTCCTGAGCAATCTGCGGCTTCAGCTGGGGACAGGCAACAAAAGCATGATCCGCGACCTTCGGCTGTTCTGCCAGAACGCGCAGCCCCATATCACTCATCTGTTCATAGGCTTCATACTTGACTGAGCCTGCGTCGAATTTACCCGCCAATACGGCAAAGGCCACATTCTGATGGTTGCCCAAAAACGCATAAGCACTCAAATCGTCGAGGGAAATTCCCGCCTTATGCAACAGATGACAAGCCAATCTGAACCCCATGGTCGATTGCCGGGAAACAAAAGCCACCGAGTGCTGTTTCAGCTCAGAAAGTTGTTTCAAAGAGCTGTCCTGTCTGACAATAATAGCCCCGCGCAAAAAAGGGATCTTGCCGTTAAGAACACCAAGTAACGCAACATCAGGATTCCGGTCACGGGCTGAAATATAGAGCGAAGGTCCCATAAACGCGATATCACTTTGGCCTGAACACAGAGCCTCAACATGGGTCGGATAATCTTTTGAAATCTGCAACACAACCTCATAGCCGGTGCGAGATGAAAATTCATCGACCAAAGGCTGAAAACGTTCATGCAGTTCTAAAGCAGAAAGAAACGGATGCACAGCAAAGATCAACGTCTGTGCCGTAACGACAGTGGAACCAAGCTGAAACGTCAGCACAAAAAACATCGTTATCAGCAGTCGTTTTACCATTATCTCGCCTCCAGACCGTACTTCTCTCGGCACCCCTCTGCACAAGTGCAAAACCGTTGATCACCTCGTTCCAATCTTAATCCGCCGGAGTGTCGCAATAACGCCCTTTTCCCTTCGACTCAGACATGGCTCGGTCTGCACAGCGGAAGAACAGGAGCTGCTCTTCGCCCTCCCGATAAAGGACAACACCAACACGTGTCGTCAACTGAAGACGGCAGGGGATGCAACAGCAATCATCCCCTCCAGCAAACGCGGACAGACATGCTCACACTCGTTTTTGTCCTTGCCGGAGTTAAAACAACAAAGTCTTCACCCCCAGCCGGGCAAGAAAATCGGTGTTACGCCCTTGCTGTTACAAATAAGCACAGACAACATTAGGCACTTCCTCGCCAATACTATGGCCAAAAGAATCATTAACTTTTTTATAAATCGTCATTGTAGCAGTCTGGTCACATCATCAACCGGCATCGGCCGGTAAAAATAAAACCCCTGGATAAAATCACAGTGGTTATCCTTAAGAAACTTCAGCTGTTCAGCCGTCTCCACCCCTTCAGCAATGGTCTGCATATCAAGGCTCTTAGCAATACCGATGATACTGGTAGCCACTGCGTCAGCACTGAAGTCCTGCGTCACATCATCAATGAAAGAACGGTCAATTTTTAAATAATCCAACGGCAAACGGCGTAAATAATTGAGTGACGAATAGCCAGTGCCGAAATCATCCACAGCAAGGCGGATGCCCAGATCTTTTAAATCCTTCATAATACGAATCGACGACAACGGATTTTGCATAATCATACTTTCGGTCAATTCAAATTCAAACCAGTTTGAATCAATCTGATAATCATCGAAAATCGTTGAAACCTGTTTGGCAAAATCTAACGTCTGGAACTGTTTTGCCGAAAGGTTGACCGCGACCGGAACGATTGAACATCCCTGATCACACCATTGCCTTAATTGGCGGCAAACCTCTTCGATGACCCACAAGCCAATTTCATGAATCAGCCCTGTTTGCTCAGCCAGAGGAATAAACACTCCAGGGGAGATCATGCCTTTATCGGCAGAGATCCACCGCAGTAAGGCTTCAAGGCCAACAATGTTCTCACTCGCGGCATCCACTTTAGGCTGGTAATAAACCTGCAATTCTTTTTTGGCAATGGCTTGGCGCAAATCGGCTTCCAGTTCAAGAGATTCCAGAAGCAAATGATCCATTGAGGGTTCAAAAACACATGTTTTGCCACGCGTCTCTTTGGCTTTGTACATGGCCACATCGGCATGGCGCAACAATTCAACGGAGCTGATACCATGATCAGGATAGGAACAAATACCGGCGCTAGCGGTAATAAGAATTTGACGTCCGTCGAGGTTAAACGGTCTGGAGAGTTGCTCATTGATTACCCCTGTCACATGTAATGCATCAGCCAAGGTGTTAATCTCGTGAAAAACAATAACAAATTCATCGCCGCCTAGGCGGGCAACGGTGTCGGATTCACGAACAGCGCCTGTTAAACGATCCGCAACGAGTTGTAAAAGACTGTCGCCACGGTCATGGCCAAGGCTGTCATTAATGACTTTAAACCGATCAATATCCAACAACATCAGAAACACTGATGAGCGTGAACGTTTCGCGCTCAAAATCATCTGATCGAGTCGATCATGCAGCAACAGCCGGTTGGCCAACCCGGTTAAACTGTCATGAGTTGCCCAATGTTCAAAATGCTGGGCATTCTCTTTTTCTTCAGTAATATCTTCTCCGATAAAAACAAAGTGACTGCACTTCTGATTGAGGTCATAGGTTGGTGCAATAGAGATACGCTCCCAGTAGAGCTCTCCACTCTTCGTTCGAGCTTGCCGTTCTTCGACCCAAGGCTTGGTGGCACTATAGGCAACATCACTCTGCCACAACCCGCAAACACGCTCATTAACAAAGCTATTCACGGGATTCTTCGAATCCCTGCATTCGTCCAGCGAGAATCCCTTTCGTTGGATAAATGACTGATTGATATAAACAGGTGTTCCTTTACTTGTGGCCATCAAGAGGCAGATAGGACTTTGGTCGATGGCCTGCAACAGACGATGATTCTGTTGCTCAAATTTATTGCGCTCAGTTATATCGAGGAACAAACCAAACACATAGTTTCGATTGCCATACGACACAGTACTGGCCTGAACCTCAACATCCTTGAGTTGACCGTTTTTAGTAATCAGCTGAGCACTGAGCAGCTCATCTGGCGTTTCTTCAAGGTGTTTCCTGAATGTTTTACCGACATTAGCTGTCTCGTCTATTTCTGATTTTGGATGAAGAATTTTTTGAGATTGGCCAATCAGGTCCTCAGGTTTTCGTTCGACCAGAGAAGCCAATGTCTTGTTGCATTCAATAATCTCAGCCGTTTCAATATCTGCAATAGCGATCCCGATCAGGGATTCTTCGAACAAAACCCGGTACTTTTCTTCGGAAAGCGCAAGTTCCTGCTGCACTTCATCCTCACGGTTCAGGCTGCTTTGAACCTGATGGCGCAAAAAGAGCAGAGCGGCAATGCCCAGTATCCACATCAGTGCATGATGCATCATGTCTTGGAAAAACAGATTCAACTGCGCTTCGCGGTATGGCGCAAGTGGAACTGAGACACTTATTCCACCGCGAATATCGCCGACTTCATATCCCTGGACGCTATGGCATTTCAGACAAATGGTTTCAGTGTACATGGGCCGCATCAGGCGCAAATAGTCCTGACCGTCAATAGACTGGACCGCAACAATCTCAGCGGGTGTTTTTTCAAACTGTTCAAGGCAGGCTTTTTCCCAGTCATCGGGGATGTTTTCGGCACGCAGAGGGGTTAGGCTGGTAATATGCCCTTTCGCACCATCTTGGATAACACCAAGTTCATAGACTTGACGGGTCATGTAGGCGGGATTGACTAGAGTGAGGCGTTTTCCGTCAGTTGTAACAACATCGCGGTGAGGGAGATGCACAAGGTGGGGGTTCGGTGGCGTATAATCACTGACAGGGACGTAAACACCTCCTTGTTTTGCCGCCCAACGCCGATAAACAAGATCCTTGTTGAAACGCCCCAGAGCCTCGGCTTTGGCCAAATGGGTGACCAACTGATCTTGACTGTGATATTGTGAACAAGCGATATAAAGGGTAAGCCCCGACCATAGGATAAACAGGGAGGCCCACACCCCTTTTGTCGCTGTTCTATGAGTCATATACCACTCCAATTCATTGTGCCATCGGTTTAGGTCTGAAGACTTTTCACACAGTTTTTTCCGGCTTTTTTGGCCTCATAAACTCCCTTATCTGCCGCCACGAGCAGTTCTTCTATCGTTGTCACCTCTTTTGACATCGCAGCGACACCGATGCTGACACTGGCTTGACGACACGCATCGTCAAGAGGGTACTGTAACCGGCAAATCGCCTGATGCACCAGTTCCGCGACGTACATTGCCCCCACAATGTCCGTTTGGGGACAGATGATAAGAAATTCATCACCACCCATTCGGCAAACAATATCATCCGTGCGCACGGCTTCTTTGATTTGACGGGCTAACAGGCACAACACCTGATCTCCCACATCGTGACCGTAGGTATCATTAATCTCTTTGAAGCCGTCTGCATCCACCATAATGCACGCCAGAGAATGACCGACGGATTCTGCTTCTTGCCAAACCGTGTCAAGAGACAACAAGGCATAACGGCGGTTACAAAGCCCAGTCAAAAAGTCGGTTATAGCCAACTCTCCGAGCTTTTGATTGGCTTTCATCAACTCATGTGTTCTCTCTTCAACGCGTCGTTCGAGCGTCTGATTCAACGCACGCAATTCATGATTACGACTGAGAACCTGATGAAATAAACGATTGAGCGCCTCAAGTAAAACTCCTTTCGCTCCATCCATCTGCTGTTCACAATAGGAATAAGCGTTTTGAGGAGTTTCGCCTTTTTCAATCAAAGCCACCTGTTCACCAAGACTTCGATCAGAACCGAGAATATGGTAGATCAGCCAATTCATCAAAAATTCAAATAAGGGCTTTCCCGTATCCCGCCCCAGTTTACTTTCACCATAAAGATGAAGGACACTCTGCAGAAAGCTGGCATGCTCATTTTTATGGTCATCCACATGACGTAAGTCAACATTAACCGACTCCATCAGGTCTTCTTCTTCAGAAAAATGATATTGAGTATACGAGACCAGCTCTGCGAAGATATCTTCCATCTCCCGGCACAGAGCATTTTTATCGGAAAGGATCTGCCCAAAGCGATTGGTAACGTCCACTAAACGGCGATGTTGTGCATCGACTTTTTTGAGCCCCGTTTCAAAATTTTGATTCCAGACGATGACATCCATACAGACAATTCCAGACAATCACTAAAATTCGCCAACTCAATAAAAAGACAAAGGAGCCAAAGAGCTCGCTTCATAAAAAAAAGAATTTTAACATAAATTTAACATCTTAGATGGATTTTCTAAAAAACCCCGAACCTTTCCACCCCCATCAGACGGACCATGCAAAAACGGATATCGTATACAGCAAGACCATCCCCCTTTCGCTTTGCCCCTCTCATTTTAACTGGCTGTGAAGCCCAGGGACGGGCGACCAAAATCAAGAACCGATTTTTAAGTCCTTGCTTTTGTAACTAAGATGGAAATCGCAATTTCGGCTTGCGTCGTTGAAAAGGCACGGATGGCACGTGTTCAATAGCCTGCTAAACGATACACAGTTGGAGCGACCTGGGTTAAAGGCACGTTAAAACCATGTAACGACTCTGAATGACCGAGAAACAGAAAACCACCCGGTTGCAACTTTCGACAGAATTTACATACCAGACGCTCCTGAGTCTTTTTATCAAAATAGATAATGACATTGCGGCAGAAAATAACATCCATCAGGTGCGGCAGGCTGAAATTCTCATCCATAAAATTAAGGCGTCCAAACCGGATCGTTTTACGTAACGCGGGTGCAATACGAACGAGAGGGTTATTACGGTCTTTGCTGCGTAGCAGATATCGAGATCGCATTTCAGCAGGAACAGGCTGAATCCTGTCACTGTGATAAACCGCCTGCTTTGCATGATCCAGAACTTTTGTGGAGATATCCGTGGCAATGATTTCGTAATTAAACTCTCCCGTAGGCTGCTTCTCAGCATAATCTGCCAATACCATGGCCATGGTATAGGGCTCTTCTCCTGAAGAACAACCGGCACTCCATATTTTGAAGGAGCGTCGTTGCGACAATTCGCTTTGCCAGGCGGGAAGAATCGTCCGGGTCAGGTAATCAAAATGGTTCGCTTCGCGAAAAAAATCCGTTTTATTGGTCGTGATCACATCGAACAGGTGAACCCGTTCAAGCCTTTGCCCCTCTTCCGTAAAAACAAAGTCACAATAGTCGCTGATGGAAGAGAGCTTCAGAGCTCTGACGCGCTTGGTCAGACGGCCTGTCAGCATGGTCCTCTTGGAGTCCGACAGCTTAATGCCAAGTTCCTGATAAATATAACGACTGAGACGGTCAAAATCACGCTGAGTCAGACTCATTGAGCACCCCTCACCCCAAAACGTGGCGACAAGAAAAGCTCTTGTCGCCACACAATTTAACCTGCCACCAACAAATCAATATTCTTCAAACTCACGATCCAATTTATCTTTCCCTGCCCCCATATCGAGCATCAAACCACTGCTTGCCTCACTAGCTGGTGCGGCTTTTTTAGTTGGAAGAGCGTCTTTGAGTTTGGGAGCTTTGGGTGGCACTTTAGGGCTGTTAAGCTGTTGAACTCCGGCAGAATCAAGTTTGAAGAACGAAATTGTACCCTGCAGCTGAGCCGCCTGGGCATTGAGTTGCTCAGAGGTGGAAGCCATCTCTTCTGCAGCGGCCGCATTCTGCTGAATCACCTGGTCAAGCTGCTGGATTGCTTTATTCACCTGATCTGCCCCGGTATCCTGCTCTTTGCTGGCGGCAGCGATCTCCTGTACCAGTTCTGCGGTACGCTGAATGTCCGGAACCATTTTAGCCAGCATCTCACCAGCGGTTTCAGCCACTTTCACACTACTGGAGGATAATTCACTGATCTCAGCGGCAGCACTTTGACTGCGCTCTGCCAACTTTCGTACCTCCGAGGCCACCACGGCAAAACCTTTGCCGTGCTCACCGGCCCGTGCCGCCTCAATCGCCGCATTGAGCGCCAGCAAATTGGTCTGACGGGCAATCTCTTCGATGATCGAGATTTTCTCGGCAATATCTTTCATCGCCTTAACCGTCTCGTTAACCGCTTTGCCGCCGCCTTGAGCATCCTGTGAGGATTTAAGCGCAATCTTCTCGGTCTGCATGGCATTATCAGCATTCTGCTTAATATTGGCGGCCATCTGTTCCATGGATGAGGAGGCTTCTTCGGCCGCAGCAGCCTGTTCGGTCGCTCCCTGGCTCATCTCTTCGGAACTTGCCGAAAGTTCCTGACTGCCGGAAGCCACATTATTGGAGGCCGCCCGCACATCGCCGACAATCGTTTTGAGCTGCTCAATCATCTCGCGCAAAGCGTCGGCCATGTTACCCACTTCATCTTTCTGTTCCACATCAATGGTGGCTTCAAGATTACCGTGAGCAATCTCCTGAGCAAACGCGATCCCTTTCTGTAACGGTCCGATAATTCCACGAGCAATGAAAAAGGCAAGCAAGAGGGCAATGGGAAAGGCAGCGGTGAGACTCCAGATCACCCCTTGACGCGTTTTTGAGGCGGCATTGAGCATCTCCTCATCGGTCATGATGTACTCATCGGTTGTATCGGAAACCTCACCGAGAATTTTCTGCACCTGCTTAAGATTGGGAACCGTTTGCGTCGCGTAAATCTCCTTTGCCGCATTCATGCTGGAAACGCGCTCATCGGCCCGATCTTTAATTTTAGCCAGAATGGCCTGTGTTTCCTTCAAGGCAACAAGCGTTTGCTTTTCAAACACCTCTTGGGCGGCCTTCTTGGGTAACATCCTGATCTGTTTTGCCGACTGGTGCAAACGAGCATGGGGTTCCTTGATGGCTTCAAGCAAACGCGCCAGTTCCGGATCGCTCTTGGCAACTTCTTTCCCTTGGGCGCCATAAAGGAATTTTCCCAAACCACACAATTCCGGATTTTCCTGAACACTTAATTCTTTCTGATCACTGGAAAAATACTTAAGAATGGTGTTGGCCCACACCAGGTGATCCACCTCTTTCTCCGCCAAAAATTCCGGCAGTGTCACATCGGCCTGACGAAATGTATCACCGATTTTCTTGGCGGAATGATGCAGTTCGTTATGATATTGCTCGATTTCCGCCAGCAGTGAACGCAAAGCAGGAACCAACTCTTCCGCACGCTTGCGCCCCTCACCGTAATACCACTGGCCAAAAGCACATTTATGCGGATCGGTCTCAACATTCAGTTCAGTGACATGATCATCGGTTAACAACGCGTTCACTTCGTTGGCCCAATTGAGGTGATCAACTTCGCGTTGAACCATCTCTCCTTTGAGTTTGTTACCGTCAATCACTTCAGAGGCATTGCCGACAATGTCACTGATACCCGAGATACTCCACAGCCCGACTCCCAGCATCATCGCCAGAACCAGGCCGAAACCGACAAAAAACTTTCCATTGAGCTTTAGATCTTTCCAGCGCATTGAACCTCCTGCTTATAAATAAAGGGTTATCCGGTACTCGTTATTTTTTCAAGATTCCGTATCAACAGCCTGAATCAGCGAAATTTCATCGGTCGAGAACACCCGATCGATATCGAGAATGATGAGAAATTCATCGTTGTGCTTGCCCATGCCACGGATAAACTCTGTATCAAGCTTAGTGCCGATGCGTGGCGGTGGTTCGATCTGGTCGGGATCAAGCTCCAAGACCTCCTGTACCGAGTCGACCAGCGCGCCGAGCACGCTGGGTTCACCGTCCATGACCACTTCGGCGATGATGATGCAGGTGTTGACGGTGGCTTCGGCTTCACTCATGCTGAACTTGACCCGCATATCCACCACCGGTACAACACTGCCGCGCAGGTTGATCACACCACGCATAAACGCAGGAGTCTGCGGCACTTTAGTGATGTCACTAAAATCGAGTACTTCGCGCACTTTGGCTATTTCCAGGGCAAAGACTTCTTCGCCGAGCTTGAAGGTCAGATATTGGTTCATCTGCTCCAAATTTTCTGAGGCCATGGTGCTGCTCCTTCCCTTTTCATTGTTCATGTCATGCATCTTTGCTCACGGGAGCCATGCCGGCAACATCCTGTTTGGGGTTTAAGCCTGAGGACGATGGGCTTTCCAGTTGGAAAAAGGCGATACTGTCTTGCAGTTGCACGGCTTGGGCATTGAGCTCTTCGGAGGTCGAGGCCATCTCTTCCGCGGCAGATGCATTTTGCTGAATAACTTGATCCAACTGTTGGATCGCCTTATTGACCTGATCGGCGCCACTATCCTGTTCCTTGCTGGACGCCGAAATCTCTTCGATTAATTCGGTGGTTCGCTGAATATCCGGAACGATCCGACGCAGCATGTTTCCAGCCCGGTCAGCGATATCGACACTGCTGGAGGAGAGATGACTGATTTCTGCCGCTGCTTTTTGGCTACGTTCAGCCAATTTACGCACTTCGGAAGCGACCACGGCAAACCCTTTGCCGTGGTCGCCGGCGCGAGCGGCTTCAATGGCTGCGTTGAGGGCCAGCAAGTTGGTTTGACGGGCGATCTCCTCAATCACACAAATTTTTTCGGCAATATCTTTCATCGCCGTAACCGTCGCTTCGACCGCTTGGCCACCCTGCTCTGCATCCTGTGAACACTTGACAGCGATTTTTTCGGTTTGCCCCGCGTTGTCGGCATTCTGACGGATATTCGACGCCATCTGTTCCATGGATGACGACGCTTCTTCCGCCGCGGCCGCCTGTTCGGTCGCGCCCTGACTCATCTCTTCACTGCCGGCGGATAATTGCTGGCTGCCCGCCGCGACATTATCGCTGGCCGATTTGACATTCTCGACCACTTCGCGCAGCTGCCGCAACATGTTGTTAAGCGCCGTTGCCAACATCCCGACTTCATCCTTCTGCACGACATCCAGCTCTTGCATCAGGTCGCCACGGGATAACGCCTGGGCAAAAGAAACGCCGCGGCGAATCGGTCCGGTAATGGCCCGGGTGATGGCAACCGTCAGAATAAGGCCAAACAATGTGGCACACACCGCTCCAGAGAGTGTCGTCCGATTGGCCATCTCAATTTCATGGTCCATCTTATCTTTCTGATCCTGGCGCGCAGCATTGCACTGCGCCTGTGCCAGGCGTGCAACTTTGACGATCTCTTCTTCGGCGGATCCTTGCTCGGCGACGGCATTGACATAGGCATCAAACATCGCCTTATAGCTCTCGATACTTTTCACTATCGCATCAGTCTGAGCTAAATTAGCCGGATCCGTAAAACGCCCGCGAAGCTCTCGGCATTGAATGAGGATTTTTTCAACCGCCTCATCGACACGCTCTTTGTAGGCCGTGTCTTTTGAGATGATGTATTCCTTCTCATTCTTTCGGGCATTCAAAAACCATTTAATCATGCGATTGGCGTCATCCGCCATGGCAAGATGAGCCATCACCTCCTGCTCAGCAGCATGACGTTTCAAACTGGCAGCCAGTTTATTCTTCTGGCTTTGCCGAATGGCTTCCGTTTTTTCCAGTGCGGTACGCGCCAAAGCCCGCATCTGCTCCATCCGTTGTGCTTTTAGCCGCTCCAGATCCACATAGTGACTAAACGCCCGTCCATATTGCGTCACCGCGTCAAGCACCCGGTCCATTTGCTCCTTATTGGCCGGATCATTGAATTTTTCCTTAGTTTCAAGGGCCAGTTTGTTCATCTGCGCGACAATCTGAATCACCTTATCCACAGAGGTCTCATCCCGGCGCAAAATATAATTTTTCTCCTGACGCCGGGCTTCAAGAATATCTTTCGTCAGGCGATTGACCTCTTCGGTCTTGTTAACGCGATCAACGACATCTTCCATTCCGAGCCACGACACAAAAGCAATCGCAACCGTCAACAACAAAATAACGACAAAACCGCCGCCAATTTTGGTCCCCAATCTCAGATTTTTAAACATAGACCCTCCCTCTAAGGCACAAACGCTTATCTCATTTCATAAAAATCCGCGGCAAACGTACATTCACCGTGAACCAATCAAGTTCTTCTCAGCCGCTTTCTGCATCAGGTAAACGATATCGAGGATCAACGCAACACTGCCGTCACCAAGGATGGTGGCACCGGAGACGCACTGCACATCGCGATACATGGGACCAAGCGATTTGATAACGGTCTGGTGTTCGCCAATGACGTTGTCGACGACGAAACC encodes the following:
- a CDS encoding EAL domain-containing protein; this translates as MNNSSALKSIMSYRRVAVMLTVVFCLFIGLAGLMSSMAREKQLEQALQQSFNIEQDLLVSMVSEALLRSDYVQVRKMLNDYFEKHPEYVAISLTSPNGFAVFSATRPVDSDNAFRAAKKDLHSNNVHEGVLELKKQDQLKGLWWLENAGILGVVVALPLFFLAALVWLVVKKLGLDPLYFEAKSQAASYEALFEQSKEAILILSETGEIEKLNPEAVNLFNISPNSLPVHLGSFHSPESFLSVQQFIDKTRQEGFCCDVVHQADQDLYLEVIASLMTVKGAQKIQLLIHDVSDVHRYKEKLESLSVDLKNSLRTYQDLFNTVADGLVVRDINGHMLMANQAFLSLLGYQEEELIGSHCTQVCKNENCDRFGEILQGRTIVFKCLHKTKNGEEIPVEVNSTLVSFRGKTAVLSSVRDIRDRLAKEGRLKQLMTVVENSNDGVLVTDVAGTIIAVNNAFCKISGYTKEEVLGSNPRMFQSAVHGRAFYHDMWEELEKHGQWQGEIWNRNKSGESYPEMLSIRALTDDTGDVYRYVGIFTDLSNEKALEQKVLHLAQTDPLTGMANRVLFRDRLQQAIKHAQRNVSTLAVYSLGLDHFKKINDSLGHAIGDKILIEVARRLKSCLREEDTFCRHSGDEFTLMTYCGADGLDASAVANKILEAIRLPFVADENELFMTASIGIALFPKDSSDDLGLMQKAENAMHQSKKKGRDCHCYFSREFSQQAEETLHLTTLLHKALERQELQLYYQPQVDLENRRIVAAEALLRWHNDELGWVSPVRMIPIAEESGLILPIGQWVLEQAAKQIRSHYETKRDWLPIAVNISVKQFVTDDFIEMVKRIIEKHDIPARCMELELTESLMLADIDLAIKKMGELHALGVPLALDDFGTGYTSLAYLKRFPVDKIKLDRAFVTDIHHSKGDAALAKSLVAFTREMEFELIAEGIEEEIQGEYLKAMGFRYGQGYLYSKPLPQEEFAKLFSIDMLTA
- the phnD gene encoding phosphate/phosphite/phosphonate ABC transporter substrate-binding protein, with product MVKRLLITMFFVLTFQLGSTVVTAQTLIFAVHPFLSALELHERFQPLVDEFSSRTGYEVVLQISKDYPTHVEALCSGQSDIAFMGPSLYISARDRNPDVALLGVLNGKIPFLRGAIIVRQDSSLKQLSELKQHSVAFVSRQSTMGFRLACHLLHKAGISLDDLSAYAFLGNHQNVAFAVLAGKFDAGSVKYEAYEQMSDMGLRVLAEQPKVADHAFVACPQLKPQIAQEIKKVLHHLHESDSGAQILRKIRLDAVAIRPACDEDYDSLRLCTECLKAEDLDADNE
- a CDS encoding EAL domain-containing protein → MTHRTATKGVWASLFILWSGLTLYIACSQYHSQDQLVTHLAKAEALGRFNKDLVYRRWAAKQGGVYVPVSDYTPPNPHLVHLPHRDVVTTDGKRLTLVNPAYMTRQVYELGVIQDGAKGHITSLTPLRAENIPDDWEKACLEQFEKTPAEIVAVQSIDGQDYLRLMRPMYTETICLKCHSVQGYEVGDIRGGISVSVPLAPYREAQLNLFFQDMMHHALMWILGIAALLFLRHQVQSSLNREDEVQQELALSEEKYRVLFEESLIGIAIADIETAEIIECNKTLASLVERKPEDLIGQSQKILHPKSEIDETANVGKTFRKHLEETPDELLSAQLITKNGQLKDVEVQASTVSYGNRNYVFGLFLDITERNKFEQQNHRLLQAIDQSPICLLMATSKGTPVYINQSFIQRKGFSLDECRDSKNPVNSFVNERVCGLWQSDVAYSATKPWVEERQARTKSGELYWERISIAPTYDLNQKCSHFVFIGEDITEEKENAQHFEHWATHDSLTGLANRLLLHDRLDQMILSAKRSRSSVFLMLLDIDRFKVINDSLGHDRGDSLLQLVADRLTGAVRESDTVARLGGDEFVIVFHEINTLADALHVTGVINEQLSRPFNLDGRQILITASAGICSYPDHGISSVELLRHADVAMYKAKETRGKTCVFEPSMDHLLLESLELEADLRQAIAKKELQVYYQPKVDAASENIVGLEALLRWISADKGMISPGVFIPLAEQTGLIHEIGLWVIEEVCRQLRQWCDQGCSIVPVAVNLSAKQFQTLDFAKQVSTIFDDYQIDSNWFEFELTESMIMQNPLSSIRIMKDLKDLGIRLAVDDFGTGYSSLNYLRRLPLDYLKIDRSFIDDVTQDFSADAVATSIIGIAKSLDMQTIAEGVETAEQLKFLKDNHCDFIQGFYFYRPMPVDDVTRLLQ